Proteins found in one Quercus robur chromosome 2, dhQueRobu3.1, whole genome shotgun sequence genomic segment:
- the LOC126716084 gene encoding uncharacterized protein LOC126716084, with amino-acid sequence MEGGDSLLDAIYEEDNLEGIDDVEMLDVEEGELVEPNLHNEKGKSSGGDVNLEIQGSQSKNRGLRARKKKNRRKKGGSRPVTDINRFVLDTCRRLKERKSYMVYTAVGCLGVSALNDLVKEVDAIQACGGQMTADGSRCRNGGGILWNIIKAREPKAYKEIMKKVQEFEKQFKPSNNRRGGEPKKEGNSPGTTHSFAEGTPATFSDNSQPISQMQNEQTNTGGIERVSVCDRLRIPVSYDDDLLGEDTKGDAA; translated from the exons ATGGAGGGAGGAGACAGCTTGTTAGATGCCATCTATGAAGAGGATAACTTAGAAGGCATTGATGATGTTGAGATGCTTGATGTTGAAGAAGGAGAGTTGGTGGAGCCCAATTTACATaatgaaaagggaaaaagcaGTGGTGGAGATGTCAATTTAGAAATTCAAGGATCTCAAAGTAAAAATCGTGGGCTTCGGgctagaaagaagaagaataggaGAAAGAAGGGTGGCTCAAGGCCAGTTACAGACATAAATAG GTTTGTGTTAGATACGTGTAGGcgtttgaaagagagaaaatcatACATGGTATATACGGCTGTAGGTTGTTtgggagtttctgcattaaatgaTCTCGTCAAAGAG GTGGATGCAATTCAGGCTTGTGGAGGTCAGATGACTGCTGATGGAAGCCGCTGTCGAAATGGTGGTGGCATATTATGGAATATCATTAAAGCACGAGAACCAAAAGCCTACAAAGAGATAATGAAAAAAGTGCAGGAGTTTGAG AAGCAATTCAAGCCATCAAATAATAGACGAGGAGGGGAGCCAAAGAAGGAAGGTAATTCACCAGGAACCACCCATTCATTTGCGGAAGGTACTCCTGCCACTTTTTCGGATAATTCCCAGCCAATATCTCAGATGCAAAATGAGCAGACAAATACTGGTGGTATTGAACGAGTGTCTGTTTGTGATAGACTAAGGATCCCAGTGTCTTATGATGATGACCTTCTTGGAGAGGATACGAAGGGTGATGCAGCTTGA